One window of the Lytechinus pictus isolate F3 Inbred chromosome 5, Lp3.0, whole genome shotgun sequence genome contains the following:
- the LOC129261663 gene encoding insulin-like peptide receptor produces MDIRNSAEYFSKLENCTVIEGYLQIVLIDHAKPSDYAGLSFPKLREITEYFVMFRVKNLQTLRHIFPNLAVIRGDSLFFNYALIIFEMFELQEIGLPSLQAVMRGWVRIEKNINLCYLSTVDWSLVQVQGMENNFIKGNKDQEECFNFCPEDDGKRLCRKLTATGDVAELCWTGQDCQKGKPLEKLFLKQFI; encoded by the coding sequence ATGGACATCAGAAATAGCGCTGAGTACTTTTCCAAGCTTGAGAACTGTACTGTGATCGAAGGCTACCTCCAGATAGTGCTCATAGACCATGCAAAACCCAGCGACTATGCCGGACTCAGCTTCCCGAAGCTACGTGAGATCACAGAATACTTTGTGATGTTCCGGGTGAAGAACCTTCAGACCTTACGCCACATCTTCCCCAACCTTGCTGTGATCCGAGGGGACAGCCTGTTCTTCAACTATGCCCTGATCATCTTTGAGATGTTTGAGCTCCAGGAGATAGGTCTTCCGAGTCTACAGGCGGTGATGAGAGGCTGGGTCAGGATAGAGAAGAACATCAACCTATGTTACCTCTCTACGGTGGACTGGTCCTTGGTCCAGGTCCAGGGGATGGAGAACAACTTCATCAAGGGTAACAAAGACCAAGAGGAGTGTTTCAACTTCTGTCCAGAGGATGATGGCAAGAGACTCTGCCGCAAGTTGACAGCTACTGGCGATGTTGCGGAACTCTGTTGGACAGGTCAAGACTGCCAGAAAGGTAAGCCACTTGAAAAGCTTTTTTTGAAACAATTCATATAA